The Prosthecobacter sp. genome contains the following window.
CCGTTGATGCCCAAGGCGTTGCCAGCAATGCCGACAAGGATAACGTAGACAGCAAAGCGATTGCTGAAGAAATGCTGTCAACGATGGGCAAGCCAAACGTGGGGGTTAAGATTCCAGCGCAATCATTGGGAAGCCGTTTTGAGAAACAATGTCTGGCGTTCGTGCAAGACACCTTCCCACGATTGAAGCATTTAAGGCCGGGGACTTGGGTGGTAACCACGCCATCAGGCCAGTTTAAGCGCGGCATCACAGACACGGAGCAATACGCGCATCTGGCGACGCTTTCAGAGGCATGCGAGAAGCAGCCTGAACTTGCCGCTATTCTTGGTCAGGACTACCTCATCAAGCCGGACATCATCATTCTGCGGGAGACGGAGGAGGATGTGAAAATCAATGCCATCGAAAGGCTCGTGGATGAATCCACCACGAATCTGGCATCTCTTCGAAAAGCGAACGGTGGAAAGTCGATTTTTCACGCCAGCATCTCCTGCAAGTTTACCATGAGAAGTGATCGAGCGCAAAACTCGCGCTCAG
Protein-coding sequences here:
- a CDS encoding NgoMIV family type II restriction endonuclease; translation: MKPTLFSASRSTFHRLLIEQNVLTVDAQGVASNADKDNVDSKAIAEEMLSTMGKPNVGVKIPAQSLGSRFEKQCLAFVQDTFPRLKHLRPGTWVVTTPSGQFKRGITDTEQYAHLATLSEACEKQPELAAILGQDYLIKPDIIILRETEEDVKINAIERLVDESTTNLASLRKANGGKSIFHASISCKFTMRSDRAQNSRSEALNLIRNRKGRTPHIVVVTAEPLPSRLASLALGTGDLDFVYHIALPELLKAVNKRGSADSRELLKIMIEGKRLRDISDLPLDLAV